A single window of Acidimicrobiia bacterium DNA harbors:
- a CDS encoding TfuA-like protein: MNELVIFGGPSLPAAEISRLLPEAVVKPPAAMGDVYRALGGRPKAIGIIDGYFERVPAPWHKELLWAMEQGVQLFGASSMGALRAVELLPFGMVGVGTVFEWFRDGVLEDDDEVAVAHLGPQDDFRPTTDAMVNIRATLSQARHEGVITNDEADQVAKISKALHYTERRWPTVLRLLERAAATEVQRKLVPWLAEGAINQKAADARHLLEVMAEWDRSGRSVAPKTWNFEHTTFWEKARLEIAEGRSRDDLPATVSEFEQVMDELRLDAVAHQEILDRAMVRLLASAFADARSVELRPDETQLMLDERRREMGLLEQGDVLAWLAEEQMDVDDLRTIIIGDTHLAWSRALLGDSLTPVATDVLRIDRRYGTLLKRAREKHAALGSTWAHELNDTPRGKADTDTDDGMNADEGQLLGWWFTEVHGVDPPDDLDSYLAHHRFDDRAAYFRAIRRERAFRKAQEIGS; the protein is encoded by the coding sequence CGACTCTTGCCAGAGGCAGTTGTGAAGCCGCCCGCCGCCATGGGTGATGTTTATCGTGCTTTAGGTGGCCGACCGAAGGCCATTGGCATTATCGACGGATATTTTGAACGTGTTCCTGCCCCATGGCACAAAGAATTGCTTTGGGCAATGGAACAAGGGGTACAGCTTTTTGGCGCTTCAAGCATGGGCGCGCTTCGGGCCGTCGAACTGCTTCCTTTCGGCATGGTGGGTGTCGGCACCGTATTTGAATGGTTCCGAGACGGTGTTCTTGAAGATGACGATGAAGTGGCGGTGGCCCACCTTGGACCGCAGGATGACTTTCGCCCCACCACCGATGCCATGGTCAACATTCGCGCCACTCTCAGCCAGGCTCGACACGAGGGCGTGATCACTAATGACGAGGCCGACCAAGTTGCCAAGATCTCTAAGGCCCTGCACTACACCGAACGGCGTTGGCCAACCGTATTGCGCTTGCTTGAGCGAGCGGCTGCTACCGAGGTGCAGCGCAAATTAGTCCCTTGGTTGGCAGAGGGTGCCATTAACCAAAAGGCGGCCGACGCACGACATCTGTTGGAAGTAATGGCGGAGTGGGACCGCTCGGGTCGTAGCGTCGCACCGAAGACCTGGAATTTCGAGCACACCACCTTTTGGGAGAAGGCGCGGCTTGAAATCGCTGAGGGACGCAGCCGTGATGATCTGCCAGCCACCGTGAGTGAGTTCGAACAAGTAATGGATGAACTACGGCTCGACGCGGTGGCCCACCAAGAAATATTGGATCGTGCCATGGTTCGGCTTTTGGCTTCGGCCTTTGCTGATGCACGTTCGGTCGAGCTGCGGCCCGATGAAACCCAATTGATGCTCGACGAACGCCGACGAGAGATGGGTCTGTTGGAACAAGGCGACGTACTGGCATGGTTGGCTGAGGAACAAATGGATGTCGATGATCTACGCACGATCATTATTGGCGACACTCATTTGGCCTGGTCAAGAGCATTGCTCGGCGATAGCTTAACCCCGGTAGCTACTGATGTACTGCGCATTGATCGGCGATACGGGACGTTGTTGAAACGAGCTCGGGAAAAACACGCCGCGCTTGGCTCAACCTGGGCGCACGAGCTCAACGACACTCCCCGCGGCAAGGCCGATACCGACACCGATGATGGCATGAACGCCGACGAAGGCCAGCTGCTGGGATGGTGGTTCACCGAGGTGCACGGCGTTGACCCGCCTGATGATCTGGATAGTTATTTAGCCCACCAT